In Nitratiruptor sp. YY09-18, a single window of DNA contains:
- a CDS encoding glucose-6-phosphate isomerase — MNNYHLQYPLVIDSDIKNLMANAFGALVHEKEQGVTGYYNLPEESQLIVEEIKKRELDQKFDRVVIIGIGGSSLGTKAVDHFLRYKKNHKPLYFLENPDPVALRQSFEQIPKENTLFIVVSKSGTTIETISIFKAALAHYKIDLAKENEQIMVITDIDSPLHLFAQEFGIESFAIPRNVGGRFSVMSAVGIVPLSIAGYDTLDFLESAKGMFECFFMLHEEHILQKAAFIYKNWQQYRMNVLFSYADELENFNKWYVQLWGESLGKKDQNGNPVGPTPIAHIGSVDQHSFLQLVMEGPKDKTLTFICVDDFEEDLAIPNISLPHLAKTDFVNGVPFNRLLNEECKATMESVKAQGVPTDKIVLPLISEASIGELMAYYELLTSLVGAMFGINTYNQPGVELGKQILKTRFMQK; from the coding sequence ATGAATAATTACCATCTCCAATATCCCCTCGTAATCGATAGTGATATAAAAAACCTCATGGCAAACGCATTTGGTGCATTGGTGCATGAAAAAGAGCAAGGAGTTACAGGCTACTACAACCTCCCTGAAGAGTCACAGCTCATCGTTGAAGAGATCAAAAAACGAGAACTTGATCAAAAATTTGACAGAGTAGTAATCATAGGTATCGGCGGCTCCTCTTTGGGAACAAAGGCAGTAGATCATTTTTTACGATATAAAAAAAACCATAAACCGCTCTATTTTTTAGAAAATCCCGATCCTGTAGCTTTGCGTCAATCATTTGAGCAGATTCCTAAAGAAAACACCCTCTTTATCGTAGTATCAAAATCCGGTACAACTATTGAAACAATCTCTATCTTTAAAGCGGCTCTTGCTCACTACAAAATCGATCTTGCCAAAGAGAATGAGCAAATCATGGTAATTACTGATATCGATTCTCCTCTTCATCTCTTTGCTCAGGAGTTTGGAATCGAAAGTTTTGCCATTCCTAGAAACGTAGGTGGAAGATTTTCGGTCATGAGTGCTGTTGGCATCGTCCCTTTGAGTATTGCTGGGTATGATACTCTAGACTTTTTGGAAAGCGCAAAAGGGATGTTTGAGTGCTTCTTCATGCTCCATGAAGAGCATATATTGCAAAAAGCAGCATTTATCTACAAAAATTGGCAACAATATAGAATGAATGTGCTCTTTTCTTATGCAGATGAGCTGGAAAATTTCAATAAGTGGTATGTACAGCTATGGGGTGAATCTCTTGGAAAAAAAGATCAAAATGGCAATCCTGTTGGTCCTACTCCCATTGCACATATTGGTTCAGTTGATCAGCACTCCTTTTTGCAACTTGTAATGGAAGGTCCAAAGGATAAAACCCTCACCTTCATCTGTGTTGATGACTTTGAAGAAGATCTTGCTATTCCAAATATCTCGCTTCCTCACCTTGCAAAGACAGATTTTGTCAATGGTGTTCCATTCAATCGCTTGCTCAATGAGGAGTGCAAGGCTACAATGGAGAGTGTCAAGGCACAAGGAGTTCCTACCGATAAAATCGTATTGCCTCTCATTAGCGAAGCAAGTATAGGAGAACTTATGGCCTATTATGAGCTTTTGACCTCCTTGGTTGGTGCAATGTTTGGTATCAATACATACAATCAGCCCGGTGTTGAACTAGGCAAACAGATCTTAAAAACAAGGTTTATGCAAAAATGA
- the glgP gene encoding alpha-glucan family phosphorylase, which produces MRLHHYQIDPQYKTSVAYFSMEFAIDQALKTYSGGLGFLAGSHMRSAAELRQNIVGVGMLWSYGYYDQSRYEDNTLKVEFRRKFYYFLQETGIVVDVMINSKPVKVKAYLLPGDVFGTAPLILLTTDIFENDYLSQTISHKLYDINEETRIAQEIVLGIGGMKVLEALGLHIEVYHMNEGHSLPLAFTLYQKYKSIDEVKKRLVFTTHTPEMAGNEEHNIDLLARMGFFDSMSATEVQNLLAMHDTNFSLTVGALKLSKRSNAVSKIHEKVSNQMWSHVEGKSEIISITNAQDMNYWADKQLLSWMQEHEDYQFVGRKKHLKHKLFEEVADQTGKLFDPDVCTLVWARRFAEYKRPKLLVHDIERFRKLVQNSDYPIQIIWAGKPYPFDTNAIEAFNELVLLSKEFKNVAVLIGYELRLSKLLKQGSDLWLNTPRWGREASGTSGMSAGVNASINFSIDDGWIAEFAQDGHNAFVIPHADPHLPIEQIDRQDYETMMDKLQSTILPMYYKDQKRWIEIAQNGMRDILHKFDSTRMADEYYKNMYT; this is translated from the coding sequence ATGAGACTCCATCACTATCAAATCGATCCACAATACAAAACAAGTGTCGCTTACTTTTCCATGGAGTTTGCTATCGATCAAGCGCTCAAAACCTATAGTGGGGGTCTAGGGTTTTTGGCAGGTTCGCATATGCGAAGTGCTGCAGAACTCCGCCAAAACATTGTTGGCGTTGGGATGCTTTGGAGCTATGGGTATTATGATCAAAGTAGATATGAAGATAATACTTTAAAAGTTGAATTTCGCAGAAAGTTTTACTACTTTTTGCAAGAGACAGGAATCGTAGTAGATGTAATGATCAATAGTAAACCTGTAAAAGTCAAAGCATATCTACTACCAGGTGATGTATTTGGAACTGCTCCTTTGATACTGCTAACTACTGATATTTTTGAAAATGATTACCTCAGTCAAACAATATCGCATAAACTCTATGATATCAATGAAGAGACAAGAATTGCTCAAGAGATTGTATTGGGAATTGGTGGTATGAAAGTTTTGGAAGCTCTTGGACTTCATATTGAAGTATATCATATGAATGAAGGACACTCACTGCCTCTAGCTTTTACTCTTTACCAAAAATATAAGAGTATCGACGAAGTTAAAAAGCGTCTAGTTTTCACCACTCATACTCCAGAGATGGCGGGAAATGAAGAGCACAATATTGATTTACTAGCAAGAATGGGATTTTTTGACAGCATGAGTGCTACAGAGGTGCAAAATCTACTTGCTATGCATGATACAAATTTCTCTTTAACTGTAGGAGCTTTGAAACTCTCCAAACGATCTAATGCTGTGTCTAAAATTCATGAAAAAGTCTCTAATCAGATGTGGTCCCATGTGGAAGGAAAAAGTGAGATTATTAGTATCACTAATGCGCAGGATATGAACTACTGGGCAGACAAGCAGCTGCTAAGCTGGATGCAAGAGCATGAAGATTACCAATTTGTAGGACGCAAAAAGCATCTTAAGCATAAACTCTTTGAAGAGGTAGCAGACCAAACAGGCAAACTCTTTGATCCTGACGTTTGTACCCTTGTATGGGCGAGACGTTTTGCTGAGTACAAACGTCCAAAACTACTTGTTCACGATATTGAACGATTTCGAAAGCTTGTGCAAAATAGCGATTACCCTATCCAAATTATCTGGGCAGGCAAACCCTATCCATTCGATACCAATGCAATTGAAGCTTTCAATGAACTTGTACTTTTAAGCAAAGAATTTAAAAATGTAGCTGTTCTCATAGGCTACGAGCTACGACTCTCCAAACTTTTAAAACAGGGAAGTGATCTGTGGCTCAATACTCCAAGATGGGGAAGAGAGGCAAGTGGTACAAGTGGTATGAGTGCTGGGGTCAATGCAAGCATCAATTTCTCTATCGATGATGGATGGATAGCAGAGTTTGCACAAGATGGACATAATGCTTTTGTCATTCCACACGCTGATCCGCATCTGCCAATTGAGCAGATAGATAGACAAGATTATGAAACGATGATGGATAAACTCCAATCCACCATACTACCAATGTATTACAAAGATCAAAAGAGGTGGATAGAGATTGCCCAAAATGGCATGCGGGATATTTTGCATAAATTCGATAGTACCAGAATGGCAGATGAGTATTATAAGAATATGTATACCTAA
- a CDS encoding glycogen-binding domain-containing protein, whose protein sequence is MIKKNPKSITFILQTDAKKVNIKGSWNGWEAEPMIQKNGVFTKTKRLKPGTYEFGYEVDGRWLTDETLPTTPSPYGSLNSVLKVEP, encoded by the coding sequence ATGATCAAAAAAAATCCAAAAAGCATCACTTTTATCTTACAAACTGATGCAAAAAAGGTAAATATAAAAGGGAGCTGGAACGGCTGGGAAGCTGAGCCTATGATACAAAAAAATGGAGTGTTTACAAAGACAAAACGCCTCAAACCCGGGACCTATGAATTCGGATATGAGGTTGATGGTCGGTGGCTCACTGATGAGACTCTTCCTACAACACCATCTCCATATGGGAGCTTGAATTCAGTTTTGAAGGTTGAGCCATGA
- a CDS encoding sugar phosphate nucleotidyltransferase yields the protein MNKVKAVIMAGGFGTRIQPLTHSIPKPMLPVVNVPMMENVLKQLVKVGIDEVVILLYYKPQIIKNHFKDGSDWGVKIHYVLPDADYGTAGAVGMARKFLDTTFMIVSGDLVTDFDFQKILHYHEQKNSKLTITLTSVDNPLQFGVVIVNEEGKIEKFLEKPSWGEVFSDTINTGIYVIEPEILDFIPKGEPFDFAKDLFPLLMQEGIDLLGYTAHGYWRDVGNPESYREVHRDVFLEKVRFAIPGKVIEYPEGTLYLQGKSKIDKSIEIIDTVVIGDNVKIGKNSRLHNVTIGDNVTIGEECKLRNSILWHDITIGKKCVFDNAVICNDNIIEDMVTAKAGVILAEGCHVGKFATFDQDVTVWPNKEIEPAAIVTNNVVWGTKYKNVIFQEGVIRGKANIEIGCEMSCMIAEAFASMLPEGSTIAIGRDFEDSSRMLKRAFDGGVLATGVNIEDLQVIPASVLRYYIQKNDKINAGAYFRKSIQDPTSVEILLYTSEGHRLNTETAKKVEKNYFKQNFRKVDYKDMGSLNDEISLHKNACANYLQKIKDLIDHKIIRGNNFKVAIDLMYGITKEIFPQILSELQIENILLNAYYDRLKLENITHYIKESQHEVAKIVTALEFQLGVLIYPHGQRLTLISDDGEILDRVDALIAVLRLLDIDAATNQKKYRVFLPSWAPDMMDSDFKNLEIDRGKYLNFKREDFKQYDLIATVDGNFAFTEFAYHRDAIYATLKIMELLSRHNILLSQIEKEVKHFFYKRCKIPCPQHKKGKMMRKFIEYAQNKPHSTLDGIKIWENETDWILMIPDQYTEDLNLFIQASDEEQGKILHDRYANLIQEWLNE from the coding sequence ATGAACAAGGTCAAAGCAGTTATCATGGCTGGAGGATTTGGTACACGCATTCAACCACTCACCCACTCTATTCCAAAACCGATGCTCCCTGTAGTCAATGTTCCTATGATGGAGAATGTTTTAAAGCAACTAGTAAAAGTTGGTATCGATGAGGTAGTGATACTCCTCTATTATAAACCCCAAATTATTAAAAATCACTTCAAAGATGGAAGTGATTGGGGTGTTAAAATCCACTATGTCTTGCCAGATGCGGACTATGGCACTGCAGGCGCAGTAGGAATGGCGAGGAAATTTCTCGATACTACTTTCATGATTGTAAGTGGAGATTTGGTCACCGATTTTGATTTTCAAAAAATCTTACACTACCATGAGCAAAAAAACTCAAAACTCACTATTACTTTGACATCAGTAGATAATCCCTTACAATTTGGGGTAGTTATCGTCAATGAAGAGGGAAAAATTGAGAAGTTTTTGGAAAAGCCAAGCTGGGGAGAAGTCTTTAGTGATACTATCAATACCGGCATCTATGTAATAGAACCTGAAATCTTAGATTTCATCCCCAAAGGAGAGCCTTTTGACTTTGCCAAAGACCTCTTTCCACTTCTTATGCAAGAAGGGATTGATCTATTGGGATACACTGCCCATGGATACTGGAGAGATGTCGGTAATCCTGAAAGCTACAGGGAGGTACATCGAGATGTTTTTTTAGAAAAGGTACGGTTCGCTATTCCGGGTAAAGTAATTGAGTATCCAGAGGGAACTCTCTATCTCCAAGGTAAGAGCAAAATAGATAAAAGTATCGAGATTATCGACACTGTAGTGATTGGTGATAATGTAAAAATTGGAAAAAACAGCAGACTCCACAATGTAACAATTGGAGATAATGTAACAATTGGCGAGGAGTGTAAACTGAGAAACTCCATCCTATGGCATGATATCACTATAGGGAAAAAATGTGTCTTTGATAATGCAGTCATTTGTAATGATAACATCATTGAAGATATGGTTACAGCAAAAGCAGGCGTAATTCTCGCTGAAGGGTGCCATGTTGGCAAATTTGCAACCTTTGATCAAGATGTCACTGTATGGCCAAACAAAGAGATTGAGCCAGCAGCTATTGTTACGAACAATGTTGTCTGGGGAACAAAATATAAAAATGTAATTTTCCAAGAAGGTGTCATTCGAGGTAAAGCCAATATCGAAATTGGATGTGAAATGTCGTGTATGATTGCTGAAGCATTTGCATCTATGCTACCAGAAGGAAGCACTATTGCTATTGGTCGAGATTTTGAGGACTCTTCAAGAATGCTTAAGCGCGCCTTTGATGGAGGTGTTCTTGCAACAGGAGTAAATATCGAGGATCTGCAGGTGATTCCAGCTTCTGTACTTAGATATTACATACAAAAAAATGATAAGATCAATGCAGGTGCATATTTTCGCAAGAGCATTCAAGACCCTACAAGTGTAGAGATACTTCTCTATACCAGCGAAGGACATAGACTCAACACTGAAACAGCAAAAAAGGTGGAGAAAAACTACTTCAAACAAAACTTCCGTAAAGTTGATTATAAGGATATGGGAAGCCTCAATGATGAAATATCTTTGCACAAAAATGCCTGTGCAAACTATTTGCAAAAGATTAAAGATCTCATAGATCACAAAATCATTCGAGGAAATAATTTCAAAGTTGCAATAGATTTAATGTATGGTATTACAAAGGAGATATTCCCTCAGATTCTCTCAGAGCTCCAAATAGAAAATATTTTACTTAATGCCTATTATGATAGGCTGAAATTAGAAAATATTACCCATTACATAAAAGAATCACAACATGAAGTTGCAAAGATAGTAACTGCACTTGAGTTTCAACTAGGAGTACTCATATATCCACATGGACAACGGTTAACGCTTATTAGCGATGATGGGGAGATTTTAGACAGGGTTGATGCGCTCATTGCAGTTTTGAGGCTCTTAGATATCGACGCAGCAACAAATCAAAAAAAATATAGAGTATTCTTGCCATCGTGGGCACCAGATATGATGGATAGTGATTTTAAAAATCTAGAAATTGATAGAGGGAAATATCTCAACTTCAAACGTGAAGATTTCAAGCAGTATGATCTCATAGCCACAGTTGATGGAAACTTTGCTTTTACTGAATTTGCATATCATAGAGATGCAATCTATGCAACTCTTAAGATTATGGAACTTTTAAGTAGACACAATATTTTACTCTCGCAGATAGAAAAAGAGGTAAAACACTTCTTCTACAAACGGTGTAAAATCCCTTGCCCTCAACATAAAAAAGGCAAAATGATGAGAAAATTTATCGAATATGCTCAAAATAAGCCTCACTCAACCCTTGATGGAATAAAAATTTGGGAGAATGAGACAGATTGGATTTTGATGATTCCTGATCAATACACTGAAGATCTCAATCTCTTCATTCAAGCTAGCGACGAAGAGCAAGGCAAAATACTCCACGACAGATATGCAAATCTCATACAAGAGTGGTTGAACGAGTGA
- a CDS encoding glycoside hydrolase family 57 protein has product MKIALLWHMHQPDYRDEKGEFILPWVFLHAIKDYYDMPYIASQYNLKVSFNLTPILIEQLQEYINRGPSCDRMLQLLLKKTADLSENEREAVQKLCHTLHPQTMADGLHKRFFSIYEKEKLNDEELNDLEVFFLLSWCGNYLKSSNSYIQSLLSKSSFSQNEKEQLIQTLFAFLPSILPLYRLLQDGGKISIATTPYSHPILPLLLDINVAKEANPAITLPKHPLSLQDDAILHIQKAKEIYKAVFGKNPKGFWPAEGAVDEKSIALYKQEGIEWIATDEVILQKSGGSDKYSPYSFNGVKIFFRDHELSDLIGFVYKNLPAEEAVKDFAQRLPKKGTLFVILDGENAWEHYPKNGWDFLNTFYKMLEKQNSVTFDEAASLTSKKLDRLSPGSWIYGNFDTWIGDEEKNRAWELLFQTKCDTLHHTQDPFIQQHFLLAEASDWFWWYGYGHYTEFAQEFDAIYRNHLIAIYKHLGIVPPTDITTPIVGSHTMQAFLNEPKGYIYPVIDGKVTSFFEWLESGYLDERVSSTMQSSFTIQKLFWGENEKSLFFRIDAKDVKALDFRIFFDEDEVALKREAKETIVEIEIDKSSCKKKYFEVRIEIFKDQKLLQIIPSTTRLFIRIDNDYSKNWFV; this is encoded by the coding sequence GTGAAAATAGCACTTCTATGGCATATGCACCAACCAGACTATAGAGACGAAAAGGGGGAGTTTATTCTTCCTTGGGTCTTTTTGCATGCAATCAAAGACTACTATGATATGCCTTACATTGCTTCACAATATAACCTCAAAGTAAGTTTTAATCTCACTCCAATTCTTATAGAGCAGTTACAAGAGTACATAAACAGAGGGCCTAGCTGCGATAGGATGCTCCAACTGCTCCTCAAAAAAACAGCAGATCTTAGTGAAAATGAAAGAGAAGCTGTACAAAAACTATGCCATACACTCCATCCTCAAACAATGGCAGATGGTCTGCATAAGCGATTTTTTTCTATATATGAAAAAGAGAAATTAAACGATGAAGAGCTAAACGATCTGGAGGTCTTTTTTCTTTTGAGCTGGTGTGGCAATTATTTAAAAAGCAGCAACAGTTATATACAATCACTATTATCAAAAAGTTCATTTTCTCAAAATGAGAAAGAGCAGCTTATACAAACTCTCTTTGCTTTTTTGCCATCGATTTTACCGCTGTACAGATTGCTGCAAGATGGAGGGAAGATCTCTATCGCCACCACCCCCTACTCCCACCCTATCTTACCACTCCTTCTTGATATCAATGTTGCAAAAGAGGCAAACCCAGCTATAACATTGCCAAAACACCCTCTCTCTTTGCAAGATGACGCAATTTTGCATATTCAAAAAGCAAAAGAGATCTATAAAGCAGTTTTTGGCAAAAACCCCAAAGGCTTTTGGCCAGCTGAAGGTGCAGTAGATGAAAAAAGCATAGCGCTCTATAAGCAAGAAGGGATTGAGTGGATAGCAACTGATGAAGTGATTTTACAAAAGAGTGGTGGCAGTGATAAATACTCTCCATACTCTTTTAACGGGGTCAAAATCTTCTTCCGAGACCATGAGCTCAGTGACCTCATAGGATTTGTCTACAAAAACCTCCCCGCCGAAGAGGCAGTCAAAGATTTTGCGCAAAGACTCCCCAAAAAGGGAACACTCTTCGTCATTTTAGATGGAGAAAATGCCTGGGAACACTATCCCAAAAACGGCTGGGATTTTCTCAATACTTTTTACAAAATGCTTGAAAAGCAAAACAGTGTCACCTTCGATGAGGCTGCATCTTTGACATCTAAAAAATTAGATAGACTCTCACCTGGTTCCTGGATCTATGGCAACTTTGATACGTGGATCGGAGATGAAGAGAAAAACCGAGCTTGGGAGCTTCTCTTTCAAACCAAATGTGATACACTCCACCATACGCAAGATCCATTTATACAGCAGCACTTTTTGCTTGCAGAAGCCTCTGACTGGTTTTGGTGGTATGGATATGGGCATTACACAGAGTTCGCACAAGAGTTTGATGCAATATATAGAAATCATCTTATAGCAATCTACAAACATCTTGGTATTGTTCCTCCAACTGATATTACGACACCTATCGTAGGATCACATACGATGCAAGCCTTTCTCAATGAGCCAAAGGGATATATTTACCCAGTTATAGATGGCAAAGTCACATCATTTTTTGAGTGGCTAGAGAGCGGATATCTGGATGAGAGGGTTTCATCTACTATGCAAAGTAGCTTTACAATTCAAAAGCTCTTTTGGGGTGAGAATGAGAAATCCCTCTTTTTTAGGATAGATGCCAAAGATGTTAAAGCTCTTGATTTTCGTATCTTTTTTGATGAAGATGAAGTGGCTCTAAAAAGAGAAGCAAAAGAGACAATAGTAGAGATCGAGATAGATAAAAGTAGCTGCAAGAAAAAATATTTTGAAGTACGCATAGAAATTTTTAAAGATCAAAAACTGCTACAGATTATTCCATCAACGACGAGACTATTTATAAGGATCGATAATGATTATTCCAAAAACTGGTTTGTATAA
- a CDS encoding alpha-amylase/4-alpha-glucanotransferase domain-containing protein, translating to MSQLYFGLHMHQPVDNLSEAVENAVKRCYRPLFQTLKKYPKFRFALHCSGWLFEQLRTKYSDVFEEICYLNEQGSIEFFTGGFYEPVLASIPREDRIAQIQKLSNYIQKYFGKKPNGLWLTERVWESSVALDFQECGIEYVAVDDYHFLASGFDHEELDGFFLSEESGKSFALFPIAKKLRYAIPFYPVDDALQVISSYKNAIIFDDAEKFGLWPKTYEWVYEKGWLESFIEKVLESAIEMKHFAQAQNPKGLAYLANVSYYEMGEWSLRAKDTLELEKLKNRVGKEYFENIGIKFIRGGIWRNFFVKYEESNRLHKRMLDLAKKQKSEALYKLQTNDVYWHGIFGGLYLPNLRDNAYRFVAQCEQNIEDRIEIADKDLDGYKEAEIKKDNLVWRLYEKQGGQIIEILDLDSCFNFQNTLTRRFEAYHEKIFNPPKEQNRVATIHEIAPQVSEEVKNNLFFDWYTKNSCIDHFSDKTFDIQSFLQDSFKEYGDFANQPFKLLELLTFERQGGLYIDQKYPATMKKSYTIDKNSLNLSIDFESSYANELVYINEWNLHFSHYESLLINAKYCCDKMDFFTKELEIIDPYTKKALLFSWNEEAQIFVVPLATVSQNEKGFELTQQGISIAFIFSFTKSFHQDLKLCLK from the coding sequence ATGAGTCAGCTCTATTTTGGTCTGCATATGCATCAACCTGTAGATAATCTATCTGAAGCTGTAGAGAATGCTGTGAAGAGATGCTACAGACCTCTATTCCAAACATTAAAAAAATATCCAAAGTTTCGCTTCGCCCTACACTGCAGTGGATGGCTTTTTGAACAGCTGCGCACAAAATACAGTGATGTATTTGAAGAGATTTGCTATCTCAACGAGCAAGGAAGCATTGAGTTTTTTACAGGTGGATTTTATGAACCGGTGCTTGCAAGTATTCCAAGAGAGGATCGTATAGCACAAATCCAAAAACTCAGTAACTATATCCAAAAATATTTTGGCAAAAAGCCAAATGGATTGTGGCTCACTGAACGCGTATGGGAGAGCTCGGTTGCATTGGATTTCCAAGAGTGTGGGATTGAGTATGTGGCAGTAGATGATTATCACTTTCTTGCCAGTGGATTTGATCATGAAGAGCTTGATGGATTTTTTTTGAGTGAAGAGAGCGGGAAAAGTTTTGCCCTTTTTCCTATAGCAAAAAAACTACGCTATGCAATTCCATTTTATCCGGTAGATGATGCGTTGCAAGTGATAAGCTCTTATAAAAATGCAATTATTTTCGATGATGCAGAGAAGTTTGGCCTGTGGCCAAAAACCTATGAGTGGGTCTATGAAAAAGGTTGGCTGGAGTCTTTCATCGAGAAAGTTTTGGAAAGCGCAATTGAGATGAAACATTTTGCACAAGCGCAAAATCCAAAAGGGCTCGCATATCTGGCCAATGTCTCCTACTATGAGATGGGAGAGTGGAGCCTCAGAGCAAAGGATACGCTCGAACTTGAAAAACTCAAAAATAGAGTTGGCAAAGAGTATTTTGAAAATATTGGTATCAAGTTCATTCGCGGAGGTATATGGAGAAATTTCTTTGTAAAATATGAAGAGTCAAACAGACTCCATAAACGTATGCTTGATCTTGCAAAAAAACAAAAGAGTGAAGCCCTCTATAAACTCCAGACAAATGACGTCTATTGGCATGGGATTTTTGGAGGGCTCTATTTGCCAAACCTCAGAGACAATGCCTACCGCTTTGTAGCTCAATGTGAGCAAAATATAGAGGATAGAATAGAAATAGCAGATAAAGATCTTGATGGATACAAAGAGGCTGAAATTAAAAAAGATAATCTTGTCTGGAGACTCTATGAAAAGCAAGGGGGACAGATTATCGAGATTTTGGATCTTGATTCTTGCTTCAATTTCCAAAACACCCTTACAAGACGCTTTGAAGCCTATCACGAAAAGATATTCAATCCTCCAAAAGAGCAAAATAGAGTTGCAACAATCCATGAAATTGCTCCACAAGTGAGCGAAGAGGTAAAAAATAACCTCTTTTTTGACTGGTATACCAAAAACTCATGTATCGATCATTTTAGTGACAAAACGTTTGATATCCAAAGCTTCTTGCAAGATAGTTTCAAAGAGTATGGTGATTTTGCAAATCAACCATTTAAGCTGCTAGAGCTGCTAACATTTGAGCGCCAGGGAGGTCTCTATATCGATCAAAAGTATCCAGCAACGATGAAAAAGAGCTACACTATTGATAAAAATTCTCTCAACCTTTCTATAGATTTTGAATCTAGCTACGCAAATGAGCTTGTATATATCAATGAGTGGAATCTCCATTTTTCCCACTATGAGAGTCTGCTCATCAATGCAAAATATTGCTGCGATAAAATGGATTTTTTTACAAAAGAGCTCGAAATTATCGATCCATATACAAAAAAAGCGCTCCTCTTTTCATGGAATGAAGAAGCACAAATCTTCGTGGTGCCTCTAGCAACAGTCTCACAAAATGAAAAGGGATTTGAACTCACGCAACAAGGCATTAGTATCGCTTTTATATTTTCTTTTACAAAATCTTTTCATCAGGATCTCAAACTATGTCTGAAATAA
- a CDS encoding galactose-1-phosphate uridylyltransferase: MSEIRYDLLHNEYIIIAPERLHRPIPEQCVQNFSVQKCPFCPGNEELTPQEIFSIKNNGTWQTRVIPNLYKAVQIETPFISHREGLNEMWGGYGAHEIVIDTPKHLANFQNMRQEEIFWWLYTLQQRYLDLRNDKRLISLQIFKNHGLRAGATQPHPHTQIIALPLMTKEQLFLFQHCQHYYHDHGRSMHEDIVHFESNSQRNLFESEHFFSYVPYASSFAFETAIIAKDVGFDKCTQMQLQELAKHLQKLFQALANELGDFPYNLLFYLPPLNENFENSSFFHEIDAIFRFYIRITPRIYTIAGFELATGSMINPVVPETVAKLLRRWYETSS; the protein is encoded by the coding sequence ATGTCTGAAATAAGATATGATCTTTTGCATAATGAATATATAATCATCGCACCAGAACGCCTCCATAGACCTATCCCAGAACAATGTGTACAGAACTTTTCGGTACAAAAATGCCCCTTTTGTCCTGGCAACGAAGAGTTAACTCCTCAAGAGATCTTTTCAATCAAAAACAACGGCACATGGCAAACGAGAGTGATTCCAAATCTTTATAAAGCAGTGCAAATTGAAACCCCTTTCATCTCCCATAGGGAAGGACTCAATGAGATGTGGGGTGGATATGGTGCACACGAAATAGTTATCGATACACCTAAACATCTGGCAAATTTTCAAAATATGCGTCAAGAAGAGATCTTTTGGTGGCTCTACACACTACAGCAGCGCTATCTTGATCTACGCAACGACAAAAGGCTTATTTCGTTGCAGATATTTAAAAACCATGGACTAAGAGCCGGAGCTACCCAGCCTCATCCCCATACGCAAATTATTGCTCTTCCTCTTATGACAAAAGAGCAGCTTTTTCTCTTTCAGCATTGCCAGCACTACTACCACGATCATGGCAGATCGATGCATGAGGACATTGTACATTTTGAGTCAAATTCACAAAGAAACCTCTTTGAGAGTGAACACTTCTTTAGCTACGTACCCTATGCTTCATCCTTTGCTTTTGAAACAGCAATCATTGCAAAAGATGTGGGATTTGACAAATGCACACAAATGCAGCTCCAAGAATTGGCAAAGCACTTGCAAAAACTCTTTCAAGCGCTAGCGAACGAGCTTGGAGATTTTCCGTATAATCTTCTTTTTTATCTGCCTCCTCTCAATGAAAACTTTGAAAATAGCTCCTTTTTTCATGAAATAGATGCTATTTTTCGCTTCTACATCCGCATAACACCAAGAATCTATACAATAGCTGGATTTGAGTTAGCAACAGGCTCAATGATCAATCCTGTAGTTCCAGAGACAGTAGCTAAGCTTTTGAGGAGATGGTATGAAACTAGCTCTTGA